One window of the Felis catus isolate Fca126 chromosome E3, F.catus_Fca126_mat1.0, whole genome shotgun sequence genome contains the following:
- the ZFAND2A gene encoding LOW QUALITY PROTEIN: AN1-type zinc finger protein 2A (The sequence of the model RefSeq protein was modified relative to this genomic sequence to represent the inferred CDS: substituted 1 base at 1 genomic stop codon) has product MGLSTRRHLAYVNKYTQRMKLCPNSLRAVVGIEYGKRLSLRPLLKARNQGQGQVDTEHFVVFLVFVFCLFLDFLPLQCDACKQDFHKDHFTCAAHKCPFAFEKDVRVPVCPLCNKPVPVKKGEIPDVVVGEHIDXECSCHPRKKEKIFICRRSKEGCKKEMLQVICDQGRGSFRIQRRHPLDHSCPRGNLAVSVAGERETA; this is encoded by the exons ATGGGACTTAGCACCCGGCGACACTTGGCTTACGTCAACAAGTATACTCAGCGGATGAAACTGTGCCCCAACTCGTTGCGGGCAGTTGTGGGAATTGAATATGGGAAACGCCTGTCGCTGCGA CCTCTTCTGAAGGCCAGGAACCAGGGCCAAGGCCAGgtggatacag AACACTTcgttgtttttttggtgtttgttttttgtttgtttttagattttcttccGTTACAATGCGATGCGTGTAAACAAGATTTCCATAAAGACCATTTTACTTGTGCTGCACATAAATGTCCATTTGCATTCGAGAA GGACGTTCGGGTCCCAGTGTGCCCACTTTGTAACAAACCAGTACCGGTAAAAAAGGGAGAGATCCCAGATGTGGTGGTTGGTGAGCACATTGATTGAGAGTGTAGCTGTCATCCTcggaagaaagagaag ATTTTTATATGCCGGCGCTCAAAAGAGGGGTGCAAGAAGGAGATGCTGCAGGTGATTTGTGACCAGGGCCGCGGCAGTTTCCGTATTCAGCGTAGACATCCTCTGGATCACAGCTGCCCACGCGGGAACCTTGCCGTCAGTGTAGCCGG agagagagagacagcgtga